One part of the Pieris napi chromosome 4, ilPieNapi1.2, whole genome shotgun sequence genome encodes these proteins:
- the LOC125048753 gene encoding uncharacterized protein LOC125048753: MSKCDQCNKTFSKSMPGCECARCEKMVHLNTRCSGLTNKQITALKAAPSLDWTCMECQQESPKRNSSLFITEDAEEDIPMDTKGLIHKISKEVEKTIKKEISELNQSLQFHSTKLDEVLGCIDAFKNTIKALERKNTELLQKNNNLELRVGVLEQRFHEMEQKKLANSIEIANVPPASEENVIKLVENVALKLKQPFDGIRNSMRYQGKYDQPGIIRVKLTDKATQEKWIKAAKTIKTMVADVCPYEPNNNKIVFIREAMTKSNKSILWEAKQELKNKQNYKYVWFKNGMVRARKDDNTKIENLRSILDIQALKKKDRMSINCPN, from the coding sequence ATGTCGAAGTGTGACCAATGTAATAAAACGTTTTCTAAATCGATGCCCGGATGTGAATGTGCCCGATGTGAAAAAATGGTACACCTAAATACCAGATGCAGCGGTCTTACGAACAAACAGATAACTGCATTAAAGGCGGCCCCAAGCCTAGACTGGACTTGTATGGAATGCCAGCAGGAATCCCCGAAGCGAAACTCctctttgtttataacagaGGATGCAGAGGAGGATATACCTATGGACACTAAGGGGCTAATACATAAAATCTCCAAGGAGGTGGAAAAAACTATAAAGAAGGAAATAAGCGAACTTAACCAATCTCTGCAATTTCACAGTACGAAGTTGGATGAAGTATTAGGTTGTATTGAtgcctttaaaaataccataaaagctttagaaagaaaaaacacggaactattacaaaaaaacaacaatcTCGAATTGAGGGTAGGCGTATTGGAGCAGCGTTTCCATGAGATGGAACAGAAGAAACTTGCTAATTCTATAGAAATAGCAAACGTCCCCCCTGCGAGCGAAGAGAATGTGATAAAATTAGTTGAAAATGTAGCATTAAAACTTAAACAGCCCTTCGACGGTATCCGTAACTCAATGCGATACCAAGGTAAATACGACCAACCCGGCATTATACGAGTTAAACTTACTGATAAAGCGACCCAAGAAAAGTGGATTAAAGCTGCAAAAACCATTAAAACTATGGTGGCCGATGTTTGCCCCTATGAACCCAACAATAACAAAATAGTATTCATCAGGGAAGCAATGACTAAATCCAACAAAAGCATTTTATGGGAAGCCAAGCAGGAACTAAAGAACAAACAAAACTATAAATACGTTTGGTTTAAAAACGGTATGGTTCGTGCAAGAAAGGATGATAACACGAAAATAGAAAACTTAAGATCTATATTGGATATACAagcgttaaaaaaaaaagacagaatGTCAATTAACTGCCCAAATTAA